A window from Photobacterium sp. DA100 encodes these proteins:
- a CDS encoding Na+/H+ antiporter NhaC family protein, translated as MADYGLLSIVPAVLALILAFTTRHVVLALGVAVISGMLILTKGHPVDTALMFLSDGPFTQLASGSNAQIIIVITIISGFIYLVEQSGGMAAFSTMATRYVSSPLKAQLATWATGIGVFFTDSGNSLILGPMFSPIYNKLKLSKEKLAFIIDSTSSPICVLIPIISWGVYSQGLIENAFDNMGQSVDGFATFLQVIPYQLYALLALFSVPVYAVLKKDWGPMAEAEQQARQQAEVSVQSVDNQQAKSGRISLIVLPLAVLFGTLIALFTYNYHLHGTINGPVIRASLGTSYLIASVTAIAYYAYTKTMTASTAFNTFVSGMQRIMLILVILLLAWTLGDICKSLGTGDYISQVMNDRLPVFMLPALIFIIGSFISVATGSSWGTFAILIPIAVPIASALGADPLICIGAALSGGMLGDHSSPISDTTILSSMSTGCDHVSHVRTQFPYAILTGVTASIGFMVAEITRSPYTIVLAAVLQVALIVLMVRRQAAASPVTA; from the coding sequence ATGGCTGATTACGGATTGTTGTCCATCGTACCCGCGGTGCTGGCGCTGATACTCGCCTTTACCACTCGGCATGTTGTTTTGGCTCTGGGGGTTGCAGTGATCAGCGGTATGCTGATCTTAACCAAGGGCCATCCGGTCGATACTGCGTTGATGTTCTTGTCGGATGGGCCGTTCACCCAGCTTGCATCGGGCAGCAACGCACAGATCATTATTGTTATTACTATCATTTCTGGTTTTATCTATCTGGTCGAGCAAAGCGGTGGCATGGCGGCGTTTTCGACCATGGCCACCCGTTATGTGTCATCACCATTGAAAGCCCAGCTTGCGACCTGGGCAACCGGGATCGGGGTGTTTTTTACCGACTCGGGCAATTCATTGATCCTCGGCCCGATGTTCTCGCCAATCTACAACAAGCTCAAGCTGAGCAAGGAGAAACTGGCTTTTATCATCGATTCCACCTCATCACCGATTTGTGTGCTGATCCCGATTATCAGCTGGGGGGTGTACTCGCAGGGCCTGATTGAGAACGCGTTCGATAACATGGGCCAGTCGGTCGATGGATTTGCGACTTTCCTGCAGGTGATCCCTTACCAGCTTTACGCTTTGCTGGCACTGTTCAGTGTGCCTGTCTACGCCGTGCTGAAAAAAGACTGGGGGCCAATGGCCGAAGCCGAGCAGCAAGCGCGCCAGCAGGCTGAGGTGAGTGTGCAGTCAGTTGATAACCAGCAGGCGAAGTCAGGCCGTATCTCACTGATTGTGTTGCCGCTGGCAGTCTTGTTCGGCACGCTGATCGCTTTGTTCACCTACAATTACCATCTGCATGGCACTATTAATGGCCCGGTAATCCGTGCATCGCTCGGTACCAGCTATCTGATTGCCTCGGTGACGGCAATTGCCTATTACGCCTACACCAAAACTATGACCGCCTCGACAGCCTTCAACACTTTTGTGTCGGGCATGCAGCGGATCATGCTAATTTTGGTTATCTTGCTATTGGCATGGACCTTGGGTGATATCTGTAAGTCTCTGGGGACTGGGGATTATATCAGCCAGGTGATGAATGACCGCCTGCCGGTGTTTATGCTGCCCGCGCTGATCTTCATTATCGGCAGCTTTATTTCGGTGGCAACAGGTTCGTCGTGGGGCACTTTTGCCATCCTGATCCCAATTGCGGTTCCGATCGCCAGTGCGCTGGGTGCTGACCCGCTGATTTGTATCGGTGCTGCGCTGAGTGGCGGCATGCTGGGGGATCATTCATCACCGATTTCCGATACCACGATCCTCAGCTCGATGTCGACCGGATGTGATCACGTTTCCCACGTCCGTACCCAGTTCCCGTATGCAATTTTGACTGGCGTGACGGCCAGTATCGGCTTCATGGTTGCCGAAATCACCCGTAGCCCGTACACCATTGTATTGGCCGCCGTATTGCAAGTTGCACTGATTGTCTTGATGGTGCGCCGTCAGGCCGCAGCCAGCCCTGTTACCGCTTAA
- a CDS encoding cold-shock protein: MSKSTGIVKWFNEEKGFGFITQDNGGADVFVHFRAIASEGFKTLSEGQKVSFDVEQGQKGPQAANVVTL; encoded by the coding sequence ATGTCTAAGTCTACTGGTATCGTTAAGTGGTTTAACGAAGAAAAAGGTTTCGGTTTCATCACTCAGGACAACGGTGGTGCTGATGTATTCGTACACTTCCGCGCAATCGCTTCTGAAGGTTTCAAGACACTTTCTGAAGGTCAGAAAGTATCTTTTGACGTAGAGCAGGGCCAAAAAGGTCCACAAGCTGCAAACGTAGTTACTCTATAA
- a CDS encoding adenosylhomocysteinase gives MEQNTYPEHDVADLSLAPLGRRRVAWARNHMPIMRSIIERFEKEKPFTGLTIGICLHVEAKTGVWLEALTKGGAKVVITGSPGSTQDETASALVEDYGVSVYSRRDESFDDHINYCRKVLSHQPDIIADNGADLHELIFTEPEFSGFQTSLLGATEETTTGANRLREDFHADKFSTLIINDTQAKRIIENRFGVGSSVVDGIMRATNVMLHGKKVVVIGYGYCGSGTAQRLRGMGAHVTVVESNPLTLLEAHMEGFYTSTLKEALPDADMVVTITGRDNVLRKEHFELMRDNTIIANAGHFQREINLADLAAVSQSQDKIRPHVTAYQLEEKQLFVLSDANLVNLSAGDGNPIEIMDLGLALQSLSLERIALNRDSLQNIPQPVPFDIEMQVAELAVKHWINH, from the coding sequence ATGGAACAGAATACCTACCCTGAACACGACGTAGCCGATCTATCTCTTGCGCCACTTGGCCGCAGGCGTGTCGCATGGGCTCGTAACCACATGCCAATCATGCGCAGCATTATCGAGCGCTTTGAAAAAGAAAAGCCGTTTACCGGTTTGACAATCGGTATTTGCTTGCACGTTGAGGCCAAAACCGGTGTGTGGCTGGAGGCCTTGACCAAAGGGGGGGCCAAAGTGGTGATCACCGGATCGCCGGGGTCAACCCAAGATGAAACCGCTTCCGCATTGGTCGAAGACTATGGGGTAAGTGTCTATTCCCGCCGTGACGAAAGCTTTGATGATCATATTAACTACTGCCGCAAAGTGTTATCTCACCAACCGGACATCATTGCCGACAACGGTGCTGATTTGCACGAGCTCATTTTTACCGAGCCAGAATTTAGCGGTTTTCAAACTTCACTGCTAGGGGCCACGGAGGAAACCACCACCGGGGCTAACCGCTTGCGTGAAGACTTCCATGCTGACAAGTTCAGCACCTTGATCATCAATGATACCCAAGCCAAACGTATTATCGAAAACCGTTTCGGTGTTGGTTCATCCGTTGTCGATGGCATCATGCGCGCCACCAACGTCATGCTGCACGGCAAGAAGGTCGTGGTGATTGGTTATGGTTATTGCGGCTCCGGTACGGCGCAGCGCCTGCGAGGTATGGGGGCCCATGTTACCGTCGTTGAGTCCAACCCACTGACATTGCTTGAAGCGCATATGGAAGGCTTCTACACCTCAACCTTGAAAGAGGCTTTGCCGGATGCCGACATGGTCGTCACCATTACTGGCCGTGACAACGTGCTGCGCAAGGAGCACTTCGAATTGATGCGCGACAATACGATTATCGCCAATGCGGGGCATTTCCAGCGTGAAATCAACCTTGCGGATTTGGCTGCGGTGAGCCAAAGCCAGGATAAGATCCGTCCTCATGTAACGGCTTACCAACTTGAAGAAAAGCAGCTGTTCGTCCTGTCGGATGCCAACCTTGTTAACCTATCGGCGGGTGACGGAAACCCGATAGAAATTATGGATCTCGGCCTGGCATTGCAGTCGCTCAGTTTAGAGCGTATCGCCCTTAACCGGGACTCGCTGCAGAATATTCCCCAACCGGTCCCTTTCGATATCGAAATGCAAGTTGCTGAACTTGCTGTAAAACACTGGATTAACCACTAA
- a CDS encoding LysR family transcriptional regulator, whose protein sequence is MNLNLLATFYTVVMNNSFSIAADKLCLSKSVISKHVKQLEQELRCSLIQRTTRQINLTEEGQFLYERCAEIFDSVDKCYDFIDERKDIVRGKLRVKMPAVLEFDDFITDTFAQLLSTYPELELDLIFDNQIGDLIHEQVDLVLKIGALEDSSYKCKKIKNIGTYVVASPTYLDRYGIPVKPSDLIGHKCMNYTHCLTKDKWMFIDNGKETKIEISPFLQLESESLLTRYALKGMGVTTTLDFITESYIQSGELVSLLDNYTWKTELYAVYPNNAVIPLKTRKLIDLLAST, encoded by the coding sequence ATGAACCTGAATCTATTGGCCACCTTCTACACCGTGGTCATGAACAACTCGTTTTCAATCGCTGCCGACAAGCTGTGCTTGTCAAAATCCGTGATTAGCAAGCATGTGAAACAGCTCGAGCAAGAATTGCGCTGCTCGCTGATCCAACGTACTACCCGGCAGATCAACCTGACAGAAGAAGGGCAATTCCTTTACGAGCGCTGCGCTGAGATCTTCGACAGCGTTGATAAGTGCTATGACTTCATCGACGAGCGCAAAGATATCGTCAGGGGAAAACTGCGGGTAAAAATGCCAGCGGTGCTGGAGTTCGATGATTTCATCACCGACACCTTTGCCCAGCTGCTATCAACCTATCCAGAGCTAGAACTCGACCTGATTTTCGACAACCAGATTGGCGATCTGATCCATGAACAGGTCGATCTGGTGCTTAAGATTGGCGCACTGGAAGACAGCTCGTACAAGTGCAAAAAAATCAAAAATATCGGGACCTATGTTGTCGCCTCACCCACGTACTTGGACAGATATGGCATCCCCGTAAAACCATCAGATTTGATTGGCCACAAATGTATGAACTATACCCACTGCCTCACCAAAGATAAGTGGATGTTCATTGATAATGGCAAAGAAACCAAAATTGAAATCTCACCATTTCTGCAGCTTGAGAGTGAGTCATTACTCACTCGCTATGCTTTAAAGGGCATGGGGGTAACAACCACCCTAGATTTTATTACTGAGTCATATATTCAATCCGGTGAGCTTGTCAGTCTGCTGGATAACTATACCTGGAAAACCGAACTGTATGCCGTGTATCCCAACAATGCCGTCATACCTTTGAAAACTCGCAAATTGATCGATTTACTCGCAAGCACATAA
- a CDS encoding helix-turn-helix domain-containing protein: protein MKTQENFFSRKSAPERAARMVETIYGCKWSLTVYQLLANGINRPGEMVRAVEGLSTKVLNECLRKNVEFGILDKVVFNELPPRVEYHVTPFGEKFLRILEELEKLQQEIES, encoded by the coding sequence ATGAAAACACAGGAAAACTTTTTTTCGCGAAAATCCGCCCCCGAGCGTGCAGCGCGGATGGTAGAGACGATTTACGGGTGCAAGTGGTCACTGACGGTGTATCAGTTACTGGCAAATGGCATCAATCGGCCGGGAGAAATGGTTCGCGCGGTAGAAGGACTGTCGACCAAGGTTCTCAATGAGTGCCTGAGGAAGAATGTCGAGTTCGGTATCTTGGACAAAGTGGTGTTTAACGAGCTACCACCGCGTGTGGAGTACCATGTCACTCCGTTTGGCGAGAAGTTTCTGCGGATACTCGAAGAGCTCGAAAAGCTGCAGCAGGAAATTGAGAGTTAG
- a CDS encoding SDR family oxidoreductase → MTFSHTGAALIIGGTSGMGLETAKQLSKQSIDVIIVGNNRDKLDQAVSALNDQGGKATGLQANLYQPQDVDKLIDNINSHGAISYLVNAAGYFNPKAFIDHSMADYDTYMELNKATFRISQAVAKGMIEQGGGSIVNIGSMWAKQAIKATPSSAYSMAKAGLHALTQHMAMELAEHSIRVNAVSPAVVKTPIYGAFIEPEQIDDALTGFNDFHPIGRIGTPEDIANSICFLLSDEASWVTGAIWDVDGGVMAGRN, encoded by the coding sequence ATGACCTTTTCCCACACAGGCGCAGCACTTATTATCGGCGGCACCAGCGGTATGGGCCTTGAAACCGCCAAACAGCTCAGCAAACAAAGTATTGATGTGATCATTGTCGGCAACAATCGCGACAAACTCGACCAGGCGGTCAGTGCACTCAATGACCAGGGCGGTAAAGCGACCGGCCTGCAGGCCAACCTCTATCAGCCACAGGATGTCGACAAACTGATCGATAATATCAACAGCCATGGTGCCATCAGTTACCTGGTCAACGCTGCCGGATACTTCAACCCTAAAGCATTCATTGACCATTCCATGGCCGATTATGATACTTATATGGAGCTCAACAAGGCGACTTTCCGGATCAGCCAAGCCGTAGCAAAAGGCATGATTGAGCAAGGTGGTGGCAGCATCGTAAACATCGGCTCGATGTGGGCTAAACAGGCAATCAAAGCGACACCATCATCGGCTTACTCGATGGCAAAAGCCGGGCTTCATGCCCTGACCCAACATATGGCAATGGAACTGGCCGAGCACAGTATTCGCGTCAATGCCGTCTCGCCAGCAGTAGTGAAAACGCCGATTTACGGCGCGTTTATCGAACCGGAGCAGATTGATGATGCCTTAACTGGGTTCAACGACTTCCACCCTATCGGTAGGATCGGCACCCCGGAAGACATTGCCAACAGCATCTGTTTCTTGCTATCGGATGAGGCCAGTTGGGTAACCGGCGCTATCTGGGATGTAGATGGCGGCGTGATGGCAGGCCGAAACTGA
- a CDS encoding cupin domain-containing protein produces the protein MLNMDFQQRLVIETEQVEWQPSPAPGVWRKPLEREAKESGHTTSVVRYGEGSSFSSHFHPMGEEIFVLDGIFSDETGNFGPGTYIRNPPGSQHAPFSKEGCTIFVKLNQFMPNDSQQIRINTHQTPWQPGIGGLQVMPLHEFGHQHTALVKWPAGERFQPHRHWGGEEILVLSGEFQDEFGQYPAGTWLRSPHLSEHFPFVEQETVILVKTGHLPI, from the coding sequence ATGCTCAACATGGATTTTCAGCAACGCTTGGTGATCGAGACCGAGCAAGTAGAGTGGCAGCCCAGCCCTGCACCGGGTGTATGGCGCAAGCCACTGGAGCGCGAAGCCAAAGAGTCGGGACATACCACCAGTGTCGTCCGCTATGGCGAGGGCTCATCATTTAGCTCCCATTTCCACCCCATGGGTGAGGAAATTTTCGTCCTGGATGGAATATTCTCTGACGAAACCGGCAATTTTGGCCCCGGCACCTATATCCGCAACCCGCCGGGCAGTCAGCATGCCCCGTTCAGCAAGGAAGGCTGTACCATCTTCGTCAAACTCAACCAGTTCATGCCTAACGATAGCCAGCAGATCCGTATCAATACCCACCAAACTCCCTGGCAACCGGGGATCGGTGGATTACAGGTCATGCCGCTGCATGAATTCGGTCATCAGCACACCGCTTTGGTGAAATGGCCCGCTGGTGAGCGATTCCAGCCCCACCGCCACTGGGGCGGAGAGGAGATTCTGGTTTTGTCTGGGGAGTTTCAGGATGAGTTCGGACAGTATCCCGCAGGCACCTGGCTGCGAAGCCCGCACCTGAGCGAGCATTTTCCCTTTGTCGAGCAAGAGACCGTCATTTTAGTGAAGACCGGGCACTTGCCGATTTAG
- a CDS encoding GNAT family N-acetyltransferase, whose protein sequence is MKIEMNFSTERLSAKTLDRTMRGIQDEIMTMFTEPVSRHLPPSCQNFHTAEDVDHWLEGMARTGSVLRLTLQQQAVGYLFVFPEPEDCYRLGYVLDEARWGKGFATEAMQGLVTYLSAHEHAASFIAGVEPENTGSVNVLKKLGFAYSYSEQEVDYYSLQNG, encoded by the coding sequence ATGAAAATCGAGATGAATTTCTCAACCGAAAGGTTGTCGGCCAAGACCCTAGACCGCACCATGCGGGGGATCCAGGACGAAATCATGACTATGTTTACCGAGCCGGTCAGCCGCCACCTACCACCGTCCTGTCAGAATTTCCACACTGCAGAGGACGTCGATCACTGGCTCGAAGGCATGGCACGAACCGGTAGTGTGCTGAGGCTAACCTTGCAGCAGCAAGCGGTGGGGTATCTATTTGTCTTTCCCGAGCCGGAAGACTGCTACCGCTTGGGTTACGTGCTTGACGAAGCCCGGTGGGGCAAAGGGTTTGCCACAGAAGCAATGCAGGGTTTGGTGACCTATTTGTCCGCGCATGAACACGCTGCCAGTTTCATTGCTGGTGTTGAGCCAGAGAATACTGGATCGGTCAATGTGCTCAAGAAGCTGGGGTTTGCATACAGTTATTCCGAGCAAGAAGTCGACTACTATTCACTGCAAAACGGATGA
- a CDS encoding hemolysin family protein → MDVLILAGLILLNGVFAMSEIALVTARKSRLQKLADNGDKGATTAIKLGEEPTRFLSTVQIGITAIGILNGVFGEAALAGPLADNLQQLGLAAKTSSVAATTIVVVGITYLSIVIGELVPKRLAQLSPESIARMMARPLTVLASLSRPFVFLLATSTELTLRLLGKHGKENQGDVLTEEDIKAVLAEGSQTGVIEKQEHAMVKNVFHFDDRKVTSLMTPRNEIVALDLDKPSESNLNFLVASSHQQFPVIRGNMDNPKGIITTKQLLQYHIARPRCPIEHYLLPPVFIPENWTGIQLLEHFRHSGDVMAFVVDEYGDIQGIVTPKDILEALAGEFKTRAPEDIWSVENEDGSWSMDGLIPILVLKDLLELETLPDEDQNGYHTLSGMLMWYLSGLPSVGDSIEWEGWQFEVTQVEGNRADKVSVTRKMPVEVEAADDKTIDEEDQTNRQA, encoded by the coding sequence ATGGACGTGCTAATTTTGGCCGGCCTAATTCTGCTTAATGGCGTTTTTGCCATGTCGGAAATTGCCCTGGTCACTGCACGAAAAAGTCGTCTGCAAAAACTGGCAGACAATGGCGACAAGGGTGCGACCACCGCCATCAAGCTCGGCGAGGAGCCGACCCGCTTTCTTTCCACCGTACAGATTGGCATTACCGCCATCGGCATCCTCAACGGGGTGTTCGGTGAAGCAGCCCTCGCAGGGCCACTGGCCGACAACCTCCAGCAACTTGGCCTCGCCGCCAAGACCAGCTCCGTAGCCGCCACCACCATCGTGGTTGTCGGTATCACCTACCTATCCATCGTCATTGGTGAACTGGTACCCAAGCGCCTGGCCCAGCTAAGCCCGGAGAGCATTGCCCGCATGATGGCCCGCCCTCTGACCGTGCTTGCCAGCCTATCCAGACCTTTTGTCTTCTTGCTGGCCACTTCCACCGAGCTGACCCTGCGACTGTTGGGCAAACACGGCAAAGAAAATCAAGGTGACGTTCTCACCGAGGAAGATATAAAAGCCGTACTGGCAGAGGGGTCACAGACGGGGGTTATCGAGAAACAAGAACATGCCATGGTCAAAAATGTCTTTCACTTTGATGATCGCAAGGTGACATCACTGATGACCCCTCGCAATGAGATCGTGGCGCTGGATCTCGATAAGCCAAGCGAAAGTAACCTCAACTTTCTGGTCGCCTCCAGTCACCAGCAATTTCCGGTGATCAGAGGCAATATGGATAATCCCAAGGGCATCATTACCACTAAACAGCTGTTGCAATACCACATCGCACGGCCACGCTGCCCGATAGAGCACTACCTGCTGCCACCGGTATTTATTCCGGAAAACTGGACCGGGATCCAACTGCTTGAGCACTTCCGCCACTCGGGAGATGTCATGGCGTTCGTCGTCGATGAATACGGCGATATCCAGGGTATCGTGACCCCGAAAGATATCCTCGAGGCTTTGGCCGGCGAGTTCAAAACCCGCGCCCCCGAAGATATCTGGTCGGTGGAAAATGAAGATGGCAGTTGGTCGATGGACGGACTGATCCCTATCTTGGTGCTCAAAGACTTGCTCGAGCTCGAAACCCTGCCCGATGAAGATCAAAACGGCTACCACACCCTAAGCGGCATGCTGATGTGGTACTTGAGCGGGCTACCTTCGGTGGGAGACAGCATCGAATGGGAAGGGTGGCAGTTCGAGGTGACCCAAGTCGAAGGCAACCGGGCGGATAAAGTCTCAGTGACCAGAAAAATGCCTGTCGAGGTCGAGGCAGCGGATGACAAGACCATCGATGAAGAAGACCAAACCAATAGACAGGCATAG
- a CDS encoding DUF2541 family protein: MKTHSMFLALSLGLLGASNLAQADDKVTLGRTILLGKSDHGAQIPLLVCRRVDAIRVKAERDMRLERVVVTFNNDDTKTIHFHRKLDKHDQTDWRKFAYTRCVKNLEVFGKAEGSSAGVRVYGRQ, translated from the coding sequence ATGAAAACGCATTCCATGTTTTTGGCACTGAGCCTTGGCTTACTCGGTGCTTCCAACCTAGCCCAAGCCGACGACAAAGTCACCCTGGGCAGAACCATCTTGCTGGGCAAAAGCGACCATGGCGCACAGATCCCCTTGCTGGTATGTCGCCGGGTTGACGCGATCCGCGTCAAAGCCGAACGAGATATGCGGCTAGAACGTGTCGTAGTGACCTTCAACAATGACGACACCAAAACCATCCATTTTCACCGCAAGCTAGACAAGCATGACCAAACGGACTGGCGCAAGTTTGCCTATACCCGCTGTGTGAAAAACCTGGAAGTATTCGGCAAGGCCGAGGGCTCATCGGCGGGGGTGAGGGTATACGGACGGCAATAA
- a CDS encoding MBL fold metallo-hydrolase: protein MKTTLKASLVAILGALGLAAYSGGSTSTDGSYVRSQEIRQARIARSPQFKDGKVITQLPRVESEEGMLSLLWKFFMQREQYRPQHRLKFQAMDTPLLENPSSALRVTWLGHSSLFLEADGVRILIDPVFDHASPSAFAKMFSRNVDAPVSREDLPLPDVILISHDHYDHLEEKTARFYADKNVTFFVPLGVGRHLEKWGVKPGNIEEFDWWESVAIGTVRITSAPANHNSGRGLFDSNTTLWSSWAIQAEAGSVFYSGDSAYGEHFKQIGERLGPFDLTFIEVAANVKDGKGYPVEGWGHMQAAHTLQAHLDVGGDKLFPVHWSTYELFLHKWDEPVNDLIAEAHSHGVELVTPLVGQSLDMSLPVQTAYWWQDSESWQTDSDMSQLAYRAE from the coding sequence ATGAAAACGACATTGAAAGCATCTTTGGTTGCCATCTTGGGGGCCCTTGGCCTGGCGGCATACAGTGGCGGAAGTACCAGCACAGACGGCAGTTATGTGCGCAGCCAAGAAATTCGTCAAGCACGTATCGCCCGTTCGCCGCAATTCAAAGATGGCAAAGTCATCACCCAGCTGCCGAGGGTTGAAAGCGAGGAGGGCATGTTGTCGCTGCTGTGGAAATTTTTCATGCAGCGCGAGCAGTACCGGCCCCAGCACCGTCTTAAGTTCCAAGCGATGGATACCCCGTTGCTGGAGAACCCGAGCAGTGCGCTGCGGGTGACTTGGCTGGGGCATTCGTCTTTGTTTCTGGAGGCGGATGGTGTGCGCATCCTGATTGACCCGGTGTTTGACCATGCGTCCCCTTCGGCATTTGCCAAAATGTTTTCACGCAATGTCGACGCACCGGTCAGCCGCGAAGACTTGCCCCTGCCGGATGTGATTCTGATATCCCATGACCACTATGATCACTTGGAAGAAAAAACCGCCCGTTTTTATGCCGATAAAAACGTTACCTTCTTTGTCCCGCTAGGGGTGGGGCGCCACCTGGAAAAATGGGGCGTGAAACCGGGCAATATCGAAGAGTTTGACTGGTGGGAAAGTGTCGCTATCGGCACTGTCCGGATTACCTCGGCACCGGCCAACCATAATTCAGGCCGTGGTCTGTTTGACAGCAATACCACCCTCTGGTCATCCTGGGCGATTCAGGCTGAAGCGGGCAGTGTGTTTTACAGTGGCGACTCGGCCTATGGAGAACACTTCAAGCAAATTGGTGAGCGGTTGGGACCATTTGACCTGACCTTTATCGAAGTGGCTGCCAACGTAAAAGATGGCAAAGGCTACCCGGTTGAAGGTTGGGGGCATATGCAGGCTGCCCATACGCTTCAGGCGCACCTAGATGTGGGCGGCGACAAGCTGTTCCCGGTCCACTGGTCGACCTATGAGCTGTTTCTCCACAAATGGGATGAGCCAGTCAATGATCTGATTGCCGAAGCGCACAGCCACGGGGTGGAATTAGTGACGCCGCTGGTCGGTCAGAGCTTGGATATGTCTCTGCCAGTTCAGACTGCCTATTGGTGGCAAGACAGCGAGTCGTGGCAAACGGACAGTGACATGTCTCAGTTGGCTTACCGGGCAGAGTAA
- a CDS encoding TetR/AcrR family transcriptional regulator: MGKVAEIKQENIVCAALEIFSEKGLELASMEAISKKAEVSKRTLYKYYPTKESLFEVIVERLVSNVKVISSIPFQPDQSITDQLTHIAQKEVELLCSPSFMAVARVVMAECIRSKELASLMVEKFQPLDACHGLTRWILDGIDAGKLNVAHPEIASEQFVSCLKATIFWPQIMAHQPAPDPTILQATIESAVQQFTAAYEIKSD; encoded by the coding sequence ATGGGTAAAGTCGCTGAAATTAAACAGGAAAATATTGTCTGTGCCGCACTGGAAATTTTTTCAGAAAAAGGGCTGGAGCTAGCCAGTATGGAAGCGATCTCGAAAAAAGCCGAAGTGTCCAAACGAACGCTTTACAAGTATTACCCAACCAAAGAAAGCTTGTTCGAGGTGATCGTTGAGCGGCTAGTATCCAATGTGAAAGTGATCAGCTCTATTCCCTTCCAGCCAGATCAAAGCATCACAGATCAGCTGACCCACATTGCCCAAAAAGAAGTGGAGTTACTATGCAGCCCGAGTTTCATGGCCGTTGCCCGGGTTGTCATGGCGGAATGTATCCGTTCCAAGGAGCTGGCAAGTTTAATGGTAGAGAAGTTCCAGCCACTCGATGCTTGCCATGGCCTCACCCGCTGGATCCTCGACGGGATTGATGCCGGCAAACTCAATGTGGCCCACCCAGAAATTGCCTCCGAGCAATTTGTCTCATGCCTGAAAGCAACCATCTTCTGGCCGCAGATTATGGCCCACCAGCCGGCGCCGGATCCGACAATACTGCAGGCCACCATCGAATCGGCGGTCCAGCAATTTACTGCCGCTTACGAGATCAAATCTGACTAG
- a CDS encoding DUF6482 family protein → MTQEALLSLMKRGVLTPTIINTADSTCYLIGGEDNKGNFYHLKDTHHHSITGQSLHEAEEKLSQLGIHQAVFEMVTPYDEMIGSSDNTGGKVRFNITF, encoded by the coding sequence ATGACTCAGGAAGCGTTACTTTCTTTGATGAAACGGGGAGTGTTGACACCCACAATTATCAATACCGCAGACTCTACGTGCTATTTGATTGGCGGGGAAGACAACAAAGGCAACTTCTACCACCTCAAAGATACTCATCACCACTCCATTACAGGGCAGTCGCTACACGAAGCTGAAGAGAAACTCAGTCAATTGGGGATCCACCAGGCGGTGTTTGAGATGGTGACACCATATGATGAAATGATAGGCAGCAGCGATAATACTGGCGGAAAAGTCCGTTTCAACATTACTTTCTAA